Below is a window of Synechococcus sp. PCC 7335 DNA.
GAAAACGGCCAAGTCGTTGGATTTATAGATGGTGGTAGAGAGCGCACAGATGACCGACTTTACCGAGGTGAAATCAACGCTATCTACATTCTGAGCAGTCATCAACACCAAGGGATTGGCCGCGAACTGGTTCGACTGGCAGTAAAAAAACTGTGGCAGATGGATATTCAGTCCATGTTGGTCTGGGTGCTAGAAGATAATCCTGCTTGCAAATTCTACGAAGCGTTAGGAGGGCAGATCGTACGGAGTAAAAGTATTGAGATGAGAGGTAGCACTCTCATTGAGTATGCCTACGGGTGGACTGATACATCACTCCTATTGAGACCTGTTGATTGATTGACAAAGAGCTACTACACAAAGGTTATTTACACTGCACGCAGCCAGGCCAACTGTCTATAACCTCTGCCATAGTGCTTGTTGGACAGTACTAAAAACCTTTCCTCAATTGTTACAGGAAAGTAGAACGGTATATCAAGGATCTCAGCCCTCTTCTACCAAAGGGGTTCAACTGGTACAGTCCCTACGGGTGCTTAGCGTGCGTTTCTGTTCCGATGCTACTGATAGCCCAATAGGAAGGCAACCACCGGACTTTTCAAGCTGCTGCCATGCCCACTTAATTTCTGAGCGGGTGACACACCGTGCTTCTGAAGCTCGTTGAGATAAGAATCTATCGACCAGAGAAAAGCGCTGCTGCCACTGGTCTAGTTCGCTGAGCTGCTCCGCCAGAAGCAGTACATCGTTACCCCACAGTTCTACGAGATCGATAACGCCTTCACCAGGCTCCATAAAAGCGCCATGGAAAAGTTCGCGTGCGGCCCAAGGCAGAAGTTCTATCTCTACACAGTGCTGGACACCATGATGTTTGACAAGGAGTGGAGAGCTTTGCAAGCTAACTGCGAAAGCCTGACAGCTCATGTTTGTCGTTCTATCTGTTGTTTCTGTAAGTTGTAGTTTGTCCCCAAAACCGATGATGATGACAACTCGACTTTTGACAACTTCGAGGCGGTGGACGACTTGTGCGGTCATTTCAGAGTAACCACTGTAGGAACAGACCCGGTCTTTCAGGCCATTGCCAGGACGTCCTTCAGCATATTCCCAAAGTTTTGGCTGAGCATTCATACCTTTCTGCATTCCCAGACATTTTGGCTCTTCCCGGTCTAGCTATTAGACACTATTTATCAGCTAAAACACAACACGCTAACAGTCCCAAAATCCCTAAGTAATGGGCCTAGGTCTTCTACGACTGCTATAGGCAGTACGGAAAAGCTCAGAGTATAGAAGCTATAGAAATTACGGTACTTTCTGGAGATGCTGCCTACCGGAGCCGTTCGAGGATACAGCCTTCCTGTGATGAACACTGTATGTGGCATTTGCTTGATACCCGTAGGTTAGTAGTAGATGCTGATTCGCTTCTTTTCGTCTTAAACGAGCTAAGTAATTGACTGACTTGACTTAGAGCGCACTCTAAGAATTATGGTGTTTGCATGGTTACAGAATTATCGATTCAAGAAGTTGCAACGATCACTCAACTAAGCGCTCATACTCTTCGCTACTACGAGCGAATTGGACTGCTCGATCCAGTGGGTCGAGCGTCGAGCGGACACCGCCGATATTCAAAACAGGATATTGGTTGGATTGAATTCGTCACTCGATTGCGAGCGACAGGCATGTCAATTCGAGATATGCAGCAGTTTGCCGAACTACGACGGCAGGGAGATCGTACGTTTGCTCAGCGGCGTCATCTACTAGAGGCGCACCAACAGCAGATAGCTCAGCAGATAGCAGCGCTTGAGCAAAACGCAGACGTTTTAGCTGAGAAGATTCAACACTACAAACAATTAGAGGAGGAACAGGATGTCAGTAGTCGATGAGAAAGAAAACAGTGATGTTTCACAGAAGAAGAGTGAACGTTACCGCCGGGGCTGGCAAAAGCTGAAGGAGGTCGATGGCGAAGCTGGTGAGCAGGTGATTGAGAGCCTGAAGGGTGTCGCCCCTGACCTAGCTCGTTACACTGTTGAGTTTCCCTTCGGAGATATATATAACAGACCAGGACTAGATTTGAAGTCTAGAGAGATTGCTACAGTCGCTGCATTGACGGCACTTGGAAATGCTCAACCACAGCTGAAAGTTCATCTTCACGGTGCTTTGAACGTAGGGTGTACTCGTGCAGAAGTGATTGAAGTGATTATTCAGATGGCCGTCTACGCTGGCTTCCCCGCTGCGCTGAACGGCATCGCTGTGGCGAAGTCGGTTTTTGCAGAAAGAGATGAGATTGCAGATAGAAACAAGAAAGAGTAAGGAGAAAAATGACTATGGAGATACGTCATCTTGGCACTGAAGGACTAACGGTATCGGCGCTAGGACTTGGTTGTATGGGTATGAGTTCTGCCTATGAAGGTAGAGAAGATGCACAGGCAGTTGAGACAATTCATCGGGCGATTGATCTAGGCATTACGTTCTTCGATACAGCAGAAGTCTATAACGACAACGAGCAGCTCGTTGGCAAGGCTATCGAAGGACGGCGTGACCTGGTTACGGTTGCGACTAAGTTCGGCTTCAAAATCAACAACGGTAAGATTTCTGGCCTTGATAGCACTCCGGAAAATGTACGCCGAGTCTGTCATAACTCGCTACAGCGGCTGGGTGTCGATTACATTGATCTGTTTTATCAGCACCGTGTAGATAAGGCGGTGCCTATAGAAGAGACGGTAGGCGCAATGGCAGAACTGGTAGCCGAAGGAAAGGTTAGGTACTTAGGACTATCAGAAGCAAGCGTAGACACCATTCGTCGTGCCCATGCCGTTCATCCTATCAGCGCCCTTCAGTCCGAGTACTCATTTTGGGAGCGAGGCGTAGAAACTGAGGTATTGCCCCTATTGAGAGAGCTGAAGATTGGCTTCGTACCTTATTGTCCCTTAGGTAGAGGCTTCCTAACAGGAAAGGTTAAGCGAGCAGAGTCATTTGAGAGTGACTATCGCCGTCAAGACCCTCGGTTTCAAGGAGATAGTTTTACGAAGAATATGAAGCTGGTTGAGCAGGTTGAAAAACTTGCGAAAGAGAAAGAGACAACACCCGCTCAAATTGCTTTGGCGTGGTTACTGCATCAGGGGAAAGACATTGTTCCTATTCCTGGAACAAAGCGACCTGCTTATGTAGAGGAGAATGCAGTTGCGACTGAAGTTGCGTTGAGTGAAGAAGACCTATCGCGGCTAGAACGCATTGCTTCCGACAATGCTACGTCTGGTGAACGCTATGCGGAAGAACGGATGAGCTGGCTTGACGCTAGTTGATATAGATTGCCTCCTGAAGTACATATCTACTAGTCAAAACTCTTCGTTTTTGGCACTATTGAGAGCAGTTTTCAAGTCCTCATAGTGCCAGTAGGCACTGTCAACTTAGCGAAGCTTGACCGTATACCGGTGATTTTGGGAAGCTACACTCATGACTAATCCTTACCGGGGCACCGCTTCCCATCTGAAACCATCAGCTACTGCGTGTGGCTGTACCATACGTTTCCGTTAAGCTTTCGTGACATCGAAAAAATGATGCTTTATCGCGATGTCACAGTCACCTATGAAGCGATCAGAGGGTGGTGTCTCAAATTCGCTCAGAGCTATGCCAATACAATCCGTAAGCAGCGGCCCAAAACCGGTGATAAGTGGCATCTTGATGAAGTGGTGATCACCATCAAGGGTGAGCAATTCTACTTGTGGCGCGCCGTTGACCAGCATGGCACAGTGCTCGATATCCTGATGCAGCGCCGTCGTAACACAGCCGCTGCGTACAGATTTTTCCGCAAACTACTCAAATCAACCGGCTTTGCACCCAGAGTCATCATCACAGATAAACTCAAAAGCTACAGTGCGGGCTTCTCCATCTCGGTGTGTTCGAGACTTCGCGTTTTTGACTCAATAGAGCGATCACATGACTATAGGGATGGTATCTAGTTCTTATTCGCTAATCATGTTGCTACTATAAGAGCGGAAAAGCAACACTTATTTAGATGTCGGCCACAGTATTACCCCCTGATTGGCTGACAAAAGATGCAATAGCCAGGTTGAATCGCTGTCATACAGGGACTTGAGAGCCGCAAAGGTTGCGAGGGGGAGCCAGCGTTCTAAGATTTAGATGCAACTCAAAACCAAAGGAACGCTGTGAAAAAAACTCCCGCCTCTACGATGCCTTGAAAGCCTGGCTGGGTCAAGATTGCCCCTGGGCACATCTATCGCATCTAACGACCTGCTGTTGGATGGTGTTTGCGCTGATTCAAACCGGCAGCGTCAGCCTGACAAAGTGGACAACCTACTTGCCCTGTCGCGGTCTCTACGCCCAGAGTAAACAAAGACGGGTGCGTCGCTGGTTAGGCAATAGCCGCATCAACATCCACCGATTGTACAAACCGCTGATTCAAGCGGCCTTGGCGACCTGGGAAGCCGAGTGCCTTTATCTTTGTTTAGACACCTCGCTGTTTTGGGAGCAGTACTGCTTAATTCGGCTAGCCGTGGTGTATCGAGGCCGCTCCATTCCTCTGGCTTGGCGAGTTCTAGAACACAACAGTGCCTCTGTTGCGTTTGAAGCCTATGAAGAACTGCTCAGGCAGTCTACGCAATACTTGCCTTCAAACGCAAACATGATTCTGTTGGCCGACCGAGGCTTTGTGCATACCCGTGCGATGACGCTGATAAAACAACTCGGCTGGCACTACCGCATCCGTATCAAAAGTGACACCTGGATTTGGCGACCCGGTTCCGGCTGGTGTCAACCTAAATCGTTTCACCTAGAACGAGGTCGGGCACTATGTTTCCACCACATCAGACTCCATCGTCACGAACAGTACGGCCCAGTGCATGTCATCATCGGGCGCAACAACATCAATGGTGAACTTTGGGCCGTCGTCAGCGACCAGCCCACTAGCCCGCAAACCTTTATGGAATATGCCTTGCGCTTCGATATCGAGGAAGGATTTTTAGACGACCAGTCCGCCGGTTGGAATCTACAACGCTCTGAGATTCGAGGCCTCACTGACCTCTCTCGCTTATGGTTTATTCTGGCAGTAGCCACGCTTTACGTCACGGCTCAAGGCGTAGCGGTTGTGCAATCAGGCCGTAGGCGATGGATTGACACACACTGGGATAGAGGCAACAGCTACTTTCGCATCGGATTGGAGTGGACTAAGGCGGCTCTGCTCAACGGTTGGCAGGTGATTAAACAGGCTTGTTTTACCTCTCACATTGATCCGCAACCGGCGATGGCTTCTAGGCCACAACACAACAAGAAGTCCGGGCGCTTGCTCGATTTCAGCGTGATTACCGTTAAG
It encodes the following:
- a CDS encoding aldo/keto reductase; the protein is MEIRHLGTEGLTVSALGLGCMGMSSAYEGREDAQAVETIHRAIDLGITFFDTAEVYNDNEQLVGKAIEGRRDLVTVATKFGFKINNGKISGLDSTPENVRRVCHNSLQRLGVDYIDLFYQHRVDKAVPIEETVGAMAELVAEGKVRYLGLSEASVDTIRRAHAVHPISALQSEYSFWERGVETEVLPLLRELKIGFVPYCPLGRGFLTGKVKRAESFESDYRRQDPRFQGDSFTKNMKLVEQVEKLAKEKETTPAQIALAWLLHQGKDIVPIPGTKRPAYVEENAVATEVALSEEDLSRLERIASDNATSGERYAEERMSWLDAS
- a CDS encoding GNAT family N-acetyltransferase; translation: MTLTREATYDDIPVIAQVHVDTWRDTYSGIIPDEVLADLSYEKRENSWQRVFAQAADSNGFTYVSEDENGQVVGFIDGGRERTDDRLYRGEINAIYILSSHQHQGIGRELVRLAVKKLWQMDIQSMLVWVLEDNPACKFYEALGGQIVRSKSIEMRGSTLIEYAYGWTDTSLLLRPVD
- a CDS encoding transposase; the protein is MVFALIQTGSVSLTKWTTYLPCRGLYAQSKQRRVRRWLGNSRINIHRLYKPLIQAALATWEAECLYLCLDTSLFWEQYCLIRLAVVYRGRSIPLAWRVLEHNSASVAFEAYEELLRQSTQYLPSNANMILLADRGFVHTRAMTLIKQLGWHYRIRIKSDTWIWRPGSGWCQPKSFHLERGRALCFHHIRLHRHEQYGPVHVIIGRNNINGELWAVVSDQPTSPQTFMEYALRFDIEEGFLDDQSAGWNLQRSEIRGLTDLSRLWFILAVATLYVTAQGVAVVQSGRRRWIDTHWDRGNSYFRIGLEWTKAALLNGWQVIKQACFTSHIDPQPAMASRPQHNKKSGRLLDFSVITVKFVPD
- a CDS encoding MerR family transcriptional regulator is translated as MVTELSIQEVATITQLSAHTLRYYERIGLLDPVGRASSGHRRYSKQDIGWIEFVTRLRATGMSIRDMQQFAELRRQGDRTFAQRRHLLEAHQQQIAQQIAALEQNADVLAEKIQHYKQLEEEQDVSSR
- a CDS encoding carboxymuconolactone decarboxylase family protein; amino-acid sequence: MSVVDEKENSDVSQKKSERYRRGWQKLKEVDGEAGEQVIESLKGVAPDLARYTVEFPFGDIYNRPGLDLKSREIATVAALTALGNAQPQLKVHLHGALNVGCTRAEVIEVIIQMAVYAGFPAALNGIAVAKSVFAERDEIADRNKKE